CGCCCACTGACGGCCGTCTCGGCATGCCGAAGTGGTCTTACAATGGCGCCAGGCTCGCCTTCACGCATGATCTCTCTGATGGCGTGGAGTTGTGGGTCGCCGAGGCCGCAACCGGCAAAGCCCGGCTGCTCCCGGGCGTGCGGGTCAGTGACATGTTGACCACACCGTTTCGCTGGACGAGTGACAACGAACATTTGCTTGTCCTGCTTGTGCCGGCGGAGCGCGGCGCGCCGCCACCGGCGCCATTGGTTCCCACCGGCCCCATCATTGAAGAAACTGCCGGAAAATTCGCGAAGGTCATGACCTTCCAGGATCTGCTGCGCAATGAGCATGACGAGCGGTTGTTCGAGCACTTCGCCACCACGCAATTGGCGCTGGTGCATGCGGTCAGCGGGGAAATCACCGCCATTGGCGCACCGGCGATGATCATGGCTGTGGAATTTTCCCCGGATGAAAAATTCCTGCTGGTAACCCGGGTTAAACGGCCGTTTTCGTATCGCGTACCCTACTTTCGTTTCACGCGCGTGATCGAAGTGTGGGACCGCCAGGGCAGGGTGCTGGCAACCATCGCGGATCTGCCCATCGCTGATGAAATTCCCACCCAGGGCGTGGCGGTGGGACCGCGCGAGGTGGGCTGGCAGCCGCGGCATCCCGCCAAACTCCTGTGGGTCGAGGCGCTGGATGGCGGCGACCCCCTCAAAAAAGTGCCGCAACGCGACAAACTCATGACTCTGGCTGCGCCGTTCAGCGCTGCGCCAGCGGAGGTCATGCGGATACAGCATCGTTTTGCCGGAATTGACTGGCTGGCGAAGCGCGAGGAGGTGCTGTTGACCGAATACGACCGCGACCGGCGCTGGCGCACGACGGCATGGGTCAACCTGGCCAAGCCGGCCGCACACCGCAAAGTCATTTTCGACCTCAGCGTCAATGATGCCTATGGCGATCCCGGCCAGCCGGTTTATGAAACACGCACAACCGGTGAAACGGTGTTGCTGCAGGATGGCGATTGGATCTACCTGAACGCACGCGGCGCCTCCCCGGAGGGTGCCCGGCCCCGCCTCGATCGTTTGAACCTGAAAACCCTGGCCAGGCAAACGCTGTTTCAAACCCAGCCCAACTCCTTCGAACCCTTTCTCTCTTTTGTCGCAGGCAGCCGCAATCTCATTCTCACACGCTATGAGTCGCCAAGGGAACCGCCCAACTATTTCATGGTGGATTTGAAAAAGAAGACGCGCACGACGCTCACCGATTTCAGAGATCCGGCACCACAGCTCACCGGCTTGCGCAAGGAGCTGGTGAAATACCACCGGCCTGATGGAGTGCCGCTCTCCGGCACCCTTTATTTGCCGCCCGGCTATGAAAGCGGCTCGCGCCTGCCCGTGGTGATATGGGCCTATCCGCTGGAATACTCGGACGCCGGCACTGCCGGGCAGGTGCGGGGCTCGCCGCATACCTTCACTTTCCTGCGGGGTGCTTCGCCGCTGTTCTTTTTGACCCAGGGGTATGCCGTTTTCATGGATGCCACCATGCCGGTGGTCGGTGATCCGGAGACCATGAACGATACGTTCGTGGAGCAGATCGTGGCCGCGGGCCGTGCCGCCATCGACAAGCTCGATTCCATGGGTGTGATCGACCGCACGCGCGTATGTGTGGCCGGCCACAGCTATGGCGCCTTTATGACAGCCAATCTGCTGGCACATTCCGACGATTTTGCCGCCGGCATCGCACGCAGCGGCGCGTACAACCGCTCGCTTACGCCCTTCGGCTTTCAGAATGAGCGACGCTCCTTTTGGGAGGCCCCGGAGATTTACATGAGGGTTTCGCCGTTCACGCACGCCCATAAAATCAATGAGCCCCTTTTGCTCATTCATGGCGAGGCGGACAACAACCCCGGCACCCATACCATGCAATCCGAGCGGCTGTTTCAAGCCATCAAGGGCAATGGCGGCACGGCGCGGCTGGTGCTGCTGCCGCTTGAAAGTCACGGCTACGTCGCCCGCGAGTCGGTGCTGCACACACTGGCAGAAATGTTCGAGTGGTGCGAGAAACACGTCAAACACCGTTCTGCCGGTCCGAACCGGCAGGCGCCGCCACAGTGATTTTGGAGGCACAAGCTTAATTGGAAGCGCAGGCGCTCCGCCGTCTGCTTTGCCCACCCAGACGGCCTTTGAAAAGCGACTTTTGCATGGCGGCGCGTCTCCCGCCACGCCCGGCCGCATCGCAGAGAGTTTTGAGTGCCATCAGATTTTTGTGGGCAGTTGACAACAACGAACCGCTGCGCACCCGTCTCGGGTGTTTTATGTGTTCCATGCTGATCAATGTGGGTAAATCGGAATGCGGCGATAGACAAATTCCCCGGACGCTGATTTGCGCAGTGTCGCGCTAATGTTTCTCAGTGGCAAGCTGGAAAAAGCGGCGTCGTTAAAATCTCTGCGCCAGAATGGTGTTTTTAGGGTAATTTGCCATGCCACGCGCGGCATCCATAAGAATGAAAATGAGCTTTCGTAGTCGTGCCCTCAGGCACCGACCCTGAAGGGTCTGCTACAAAAATCTTTTTGTGGCAATTTGCCATGCCCGTATGGGCACCATCGGGATGAAAATGTCGCACAGACTTTTTATCTGCCTGCAGGCTGGCGGCCTGTGTTGCGGTATTTTTACGGCATGCGATGACAAGGCAAACGCGGGTGTGGGGAAACGCTCGTGGGCAAAACCCCGCGGTCAAAGTCCTGTCATGCATAACCTCCATCAATCAACATCGGGCCAGATTACTTGAATTTTGCACCCGTATGGATTCCCTCTGCGAGGAATGCCGATTTGATCGCGAAACTCAACCACCCAGGGATGGTGCATAAAAAAATTGCAGGCAAACTTGCGGTCAACTCCGGCAGGAATGAATTGTTTTTGTCAAGCGGCATAGCGCATTTCCAAAAACTCCGGCAGCAGTGCCCCGTTTGGTTCTCCTGAAAAAAACGCGTCAGATCATGAGAAAGCCACAGATCACTGACGGAGTGTTGTGAACACGTCGTTTATTGCGAATAACAGCAGGCAACAGGCAAAATTCAGATCCACCCCAATCTCTTGCTGCGGACACATGATCGAGTATCAAGCCAACCGCCATTTTGCCCTGGCAATGGATGCTGAAGATCCCCTGGCGGAATTTCGCTTCCGTTTCCATCTTCCCAAAACCAGGAGTGGCGAAGATTGTGTTTATCTGTGCGGCAATTCGCTCGGCCTGATGCCGAAGACGGCCAGAGCCCATGTCGAACAGGAGCTGAGTGACTGGGAGCGTCTGGCGGTGGAGGGACATGTCAAAGCCAGACATCCCTGGACGACCTATCACGAGCGTTTCACCCGCCAGCTCGCGAATCTGGTGGGTGCCAGGCCGGTGGAAGTGGTGGCGATGAACACGCTCACTGTCAACCTTCACCTGATGATGGTGTCTTTTTACCGGCCCACCCCGACGCGGCACCAGGTGGTGATGGAAGCCAATGCCTTTCCCTCCGACCTCTATGCGGTGCAATCTCAAATCGCCTTTCACGGCTATGATCCCGCCAGCTCGCTGGTGATGCTGCAACCCCGGCCGGGCGAGACCACATTGCGCACGGAGGACATGGAAGCTTATCTGCGTGAAAACGGCGAGCGGGTTGCCCTGGTCTTGCTGGGCGTGGTGAACTATTACACCGGCCAGGCTTTCGACATGCAGCGATTGACCCGGGCCGCGCATGCGCAGGGCTGCATGATCGGTTTCGATCTTGCACATGCGGTGGGCAATCTCCTGCTGCGGCTGCATGACTGGGAGGTCGATTTTGCGGTTTGGTGTTCCTACAAATATCTGAATGCCGGCCCGGGTGCCGTGGCGGGTTGTTTTGTGCACGAGCGCCACGGTCACGCGCGTGACCTGCCGCGTTTCGCGGGCTGGTGGGGTCACAATCCGGCCCGGCGATTTTTGATGGAGCCGGCATTCCAGCCGGTCTTTGGTGCGGAAGGCTGGCAGATCAGCAATCCGCCGATCCTCTCGCTGGCTCCCTTGAAAGCCTCCCTCGACCTGTTCGATGAAGTCGGCATGCCGCGCTTGCGCGCCAAGAGTGAACTGCTGACCGGTTATTTGGAATTCCTGCTCAATCAGTTCGGCGGCGATCTGCTCACCATCATCACACCGGCGGACAAGACCCAACGCGGAGCGCAGCTTTCCCTGCGCGTGCGCCGCAACGGCCGCGCTTTGTTGCAAGCTTTGCTGGCGCGCAATTTTATCTGCGATTGGCGCGAGCCCGATGTCATTCGGGTTGCCCCGGCACCGTTTTACAACACTTTTCTCGATGTCTACCGCTTTGCCGGTGCCGTGCGCGGCAGCCTGCTGTAAAGCAACACCGGGGAAATGGCGGCCTGCGACTGGCATCTGTTCCATCCCCGCTCGCCCGGATTGTTGCCGTCCCACCCGTCCCGTTGCCGGCCATTTATTTTGCCTGGTGCAGTTTTGCCGTCGCGGTGTATGAGCACCTGCCGGTTTTTTCGCCGGGTTGCTTTGCGCACCGGCCGTTCGAGCTCTCTCGCGCTTTTCAGTGCGCGGCCGCAGATGCATGCGGTCGCGTCTTGCCGCGATGGTGACTGCCGCCGCTGTGCCGTTCCTCCCATCGGGACACTCACGCACTCGGTCAGGAATTGCGATTTCACGCTGCTCATCGAATGAACGACAAGGCGCTTGCGAGGAGGCGGGATGAAATTCAAGCAGACGGTCAAACGTGGCGCGCTGGTCTGCCTGGGTCTGGCGCTCATCGGCGCCGGACTTTTTTGGGGGTGGGCGCCCACTATGGTGGCGAAAAACTTGAATCGTGTGCACGCGCCTGCCGCCGCCCCGCCGCCGGCGGACGTGCAGCGTCTGCATGATTCACTCTTTGTGGCAGATTTGCACGCGGATGCCCTGCTGTGGAATCGTGATTTGCTGGAGTGCGGCAGTTACGGCCATGTCGATATTCCGCGTCTGATCGAAGGCGGTGTGGCGCTGCAAGGCTTCACGGTGGTCACCAAAACGCCGCGGCATCTGAACATCGAACGCAACGACGACCGCAGCGATGACATCACCCTGCTGGCGATCGCGCAGCGCTGGCCGGTGGCCACCTGGTTCAGCTTGAAGGCGCGTGCGTTGCATCAGGCGCGCCGGCTGCATGAAGTGGCGGCGCGTTCCCGCGGGCGCTTCACCCTGATTCTCACTGCGCCGGATCTGGAGGCGTATCTGGCGCGCCGCGCCCACGAAAAAGGAATCACTGCCGGGTTTTTGGGGTTGGAGGGGTGTCATGCGCTAAACGGCGGGCTTGCCAGCGTGGACGAGCTGTATGCCGCCGGCTTTCGCATGCTGGGTCTGACACATTTTTTTGACAACCAGGTGGGCGGCTCGGCGCATGGCCTTGCCAAAGGCGGGTTGACGGCGTTTGGCCGGCGCGTGGTGCAGCGCGCGGAAGAGTTGGGCATGCTGATCGATCTCGCACATGCCTCTCCGCAACTGATCGAGGACGTGCTGGCAATCGCCCGGCGGCCGCTGGTGGTCTCACACGCCGGCCTGCGCGGCCATTGCGACAACCAGCGCAATCTCAGCGACGATCATGTGCGCCGCATTGCGGCCACCGGCGGCTTGATTGGCATCGGCTTTTGGGAAACCGCCTGTTGCGGCCACGACGCGGCGGCCATCGCGGCAGCCATGCGCTACGCCGTGGGTATTGCCGGTATCGATCACGTGGCGCTGGGCTCCGACTTCGACGGCGCGGTCAGCACGCCTTTCGACGCCAGCGGTATGGTGCAACTGACCGCCGCATTGCAGCAGGCAGGCTTCAACCCCGCAGAGATCCGCAAAGTGATGGGCGACAACTTGAAGGAATTGTTGCGCCACCACCTGCCGCCCAGGTGATAAACCCGCGGGCGGCGGCCGTCATGCGCCTGCGGCTTTAAAAAGCCGAGCTGATCAGGTTGGCATTGGTTTGACGGACCAGATGAAAGCGGCCGTCACCCTGTTCGTCATAGAAAACGAATTCGCGCGGCGGCTCCTCATAGCGCCAAATCTCGATGGTGCGGCCGTAGCGATCATACTGTCGCGAGATTTCATCCGGCTGGCCGTAGATGACGTACACCCGCCCGCGATCGGTGGTCCAGCCCTGGCTTTTCCCCCACGCATAGCGTGAGTTGGCCTCGCCGACACGCCAGTAGAACTCCTCCTCCAGCAAATTGGCACTCGCCTCCGGATTCGGGTTGCGTTCCTGCCAGAATTGATCGAGCAGGCGGCGCTGCTCCTCGGGCGGCGCATTTTTGATCTTCTTCCATTGTTCGCCGGTCATGATCAAACGCAGGGGCTCGATGTAGTCATCGAAGGCGCGGTTGTTGCGTGTCACCGCCGGACGATTGGCCCAGCGCACCATCAGGCTGCGTTTGGAAACCGTTGTGCGGCCGTCGGAAGTGACGGTCATGCTGATTTCCAGGGGCCCCAGGCCAAGTTGCGTGGGAGGGATGGGGAAGATGATGTTGACGGTTTGCTGGCTGGCGGTGGTGTCAATGTCGGCGCGGTTGCTGTTGCCGGTTTCCTCGTGGCCGATGCGCAGCGTGGCCTGCAACCGGCCGCCGGCGCGCACATGCCGCGCCTGCGCGAAAGCATAAATCGTTTTGTTGAAACGCTGCTGAAAGGAGGGAATGACCTGCTCCTCGCGTGGGAACTCCCGGGGCGGGCTGTCGAGCAGAATCACATCGCTCAGCGTCAAGTCTTCGGCAAAAAGATTGCGAATCAGCACCGGTATCACCATGAAACCGCGGCCTTTGGAGACGCGGTCGGTCACCATGACTTCGAGTTTGTATTCACCCGGCGGTGCCTGGAGAAAGTAGGCGACGCGCTGGTAGAGTGAATCCGGCTGCGTACTGTCATAGCTGCTGACCGTGATGGTGCGGGAGTCATCAATGAGCTGAACGGCATGGCCGCGATGATCGCGCAGCGCCAGGGTGAGCTCGAATTGCGCAACGAAATTGGGCGTTTTGCGCTCGAACTGCAGGCTGCGATGCGGCACATCCAGAATCGTCCACAAGCGGTTCTGCCGCGTCGGGTCAATGATATTGGCGGTCTGCACGCCGAATTTCAACACTCCGGTCGATTGTTGGCGGACGCCGAAGCGATGCGGCTGGCCGCTGCCGCATCCCAGCAGCAGGAGAGCCAGGCTGAAACAGATGTATTTCATGGAACGGTGTCCTTGCTTAAAAATCGGTGCCCAGCGAGAAGAGATAGCGCGGTTTGGTGTATTGCTGCAAATCGGTGTTCCAGGCGGCGTCGATGCGCAACAGACCAATCGGGCTGTAGAAACGAATGCCGTAGCCGAAGCCGGCCAGCACATCATCCAGCACCCGCTCACCCAGACTGTTGCGTGTAAAGAGGCGGAAACCGTTGCTGTCGTCCCATGCGCTGCCGGCATCAAAAAAGATCGCACCGCGCACCTGTTGGAAGAACAGGGGGATCGGCGCCTGCAAAAGCAGGAAGCGGATGAAGGGGAAGCGAATTTCCGCGTTCATGAGGAAATAGCGCGTGCCGATCTGCTCATAGTAGTTGGTGCCGCGCACCGGATAGACGAACTGGCTGAAGGTGAGATCGTTGATATCCTCCGAGCTCAGCCCGCGGGCAAATTCACGATTGAGCCAGTTCGGAATGCCGCCCAGGATGAAATGTTGCGGCTGCCTGCCAAAGCTGGCGCCGCCCGCCAGCCGCCATGCTAGGCTCCATTCCCGTGACAGCGATTTGTAGTGGCGGAAATCCGCCTGCACCGTGGCAAACTCGCGCGGAATGCTGCCGATCCCCGGGCTGACCGCAGCTGAGAGCGAGCTGCGGCGGTTGTCATCCGGGCCATAGGAGCCCCAGCGTGTGTTGTCGCGGGTGTACTCCAGCGAGAAAATCGCCGCCGAGCTTTTCAGCGAGGGAATGTCGATGTAGGTCAGGTTGTCCTGGATGGTGTAGAGATAGGCGGCGGAAAAATCGATGCGGTCGAAGCGTGAAAAGGGGTAGCTCACGCCGCTCAGCAGGCTGAGGAAACGAAAGCGTTCGATGCTGCCGAACAAGTCGAAATCGCCCTGCAGATTCGAGAGATAGAAACTGACCTGCTGGCCGAAGGCGAAATAAACATTGGGGCGCCAGCCCTGGTACAGGTAGCTCAGGGCAAAATCGCTGTTGGCGAGCGAGCGGTTAAGATAGGCGCCGATGCCGATTTGATGATTGCCGGTCAGGTCGGAAAGATACACCTGCCCCAAACCCTGCAGCCCGAAGAAAGGATCATAGCCGGTGACCCCGCCGACATAATCGATGCTGAAGCGTGGCTTGTAATCGCGCACGATGAAACTGCCGTCGGCTTGCAGATTGTCCTTGGGCGCTTCGATTTCACCCCGGGTAATCGTGCCGTTGGAGATGATGCCGCGGGTGAAGTCGCGATCGAAGGCAAAATTCTGATAGGGCCGGCCCTGGGTCTGCTCGTTGCTCATGCTGGCCAGTTGCGGCGCATCCTGGATGTTCATCGGGGTGGCCCGGTACTTCATCGCATCGGTCAGGGTGAGGGCGGAATGCTTGCCGACAGCTTCCAGGGGATTGCGCCACAAGTAGATGTCATAGCCGCCGCGATAAAACGAGGTGAATGCCAGGCGCTGGCCGTTGTTGGCGATCGAGATTTGTTGAATGCCAACCAGCAGGTCGGTCAATGGCAGCTCGGTGCCGGTGGACAGAACGTGGAAATAGATGTTGGCGATGCCGTTGCGATCGGACAAATACAGCAGGGTGTCAGCGCTGTGATAGAATTCCGGTGCGGTTTCCGTGCTTGGCGCGGAGGTGATGCGCCGCAAACTGGTGCCGTCGGGCCGGATCAGATAAATGTCGCTGTTGCGATAATCGTGCCGCCAAATGGGGTCATCGCTGCTTGCCCCTGGTTCACCACGATCGGAGGAGAATGCCAGCCAGCGGCCATCGGGCGACCAGGTTGGTTCGAAATCGGAAAAGGCATCGTCGGTGAGCTGCGTGAGCTGCTCCGTTTCCACGTCCACCAGGTAGAGATCACTGCGGGTTTTTTTCATGCCGGTGAAGGCAATGTGCCGGCCGTCGGGCGACCAGGCGGGATTCCAGATGCCCTCAAAGCCGGGCTTGTAAGTGCGCACTATTTTGCGGCGCTTGACATCGACGACGTGCAGCACATCCTGCCAGCCACTTTTTGCGGCAAAGACCAGGCGGTTGTTGTCCGGGGCCCAACTGATGCCGGGCCGCAGCCATTTCAACTCTTCCACGCCGGACTGTTTTTGCCCGCTCACCAGCTTGCCCATTTCCTGCCCGGTGATGGCATTGAGCAGGTGAATGTCAAACAGGCCGGAGCGGTCGGTCAGGTAAGCCAGACGTGAGCCGTCCGGGGAGAGCGCCGGGCTGTTGTTGATGTAGTTGGAAGTTTTGCGGTGATCGGTCAGGGCGCTGGCCAGATCCGCGGGTGTCTGCCGTCGTTCAATCTCCGGCCAGTACCATTGCTTCAAATTTTTCTGCCACTGCTCGGAGACGACTTCGAGATTCTCCCCGAGGGCGTTTTGGAACGAGGTGTTGAGATTGCGGCTGGAGCGCAGCTCCTGCAATAATTCCGTCACCTTGGCGCGGCCGTAGCGGCGTTCAATCCAATAGAAGAAACTCTGTCCGCCCTGATAAGCCATGTAGTCGAGCTGGGTGAGCGGCGGCAGATATTCGTTGATGACGGCGTCGCGAATCATGTTGTCGGCATGGGTGTCCCAATGTTGCGATTCATACTCGGCCAGACCTTCGTTGAGCCAGAGCGGCAGTTGGAAGCGCATGATGCCGCGAATCACGGCACCGGCGCCCGCGCCATAGAAATACTGCAACAAGACGGCATGCAGCAGCTCGTGATGAACCACATGCCGAAACAGTTCATTCGAGCCTTCATAGGGCAGCACAATGCGGCCTTTGAAGAATTCGGTGAAGCCGCCCACCGACTCCGGCTGAATGCCGGGAGTAACGTTGGTCTCCTGAAAGTCGTTGTGAGAATTGTAAACCAGGAAGGGGATGCGCGCAATCAATTGGAACTGAAAAGTCCGTTGCAGCGAGACCAGCGCCGATTCCGCCACGGCACTGGTAAAGCTGGCGATCTGCTCACCGCCCTCGTAGAAATAGATGTCGAAGTGGTCGGTTTGGATGTATTTCCAATCCCTCGTGGCGTATTGTACCTTGTTTTGACCGAAATTCTGGGCCCAGGCCAGACTTGGCAGCAGGGCTGCGACGGTCAATACTTGCAGAAGCTGTTTCATCAAAGGCCTCTATGGCTAAAGGTTCTCAGGCCGGCCGGCTGTCTTACTTACGCCCAAAGTCAGACAGCAGATTCCGATTTTTCAGACCGCGCATAAATAAGAAATTTTGCGGATAAAGCAAAGCAAAACTATTTGACTGGAAGGATGGCGCAAGTGAGTGCTGAAGGCGGGCACAGCCCGCTGGTGCCGGTCATCGGAGAGGATTGAGGTGGGGCGCTGCCGGCCGGGCACACCTGCCGGGGTTGCGCCGGGAAAATCAACGCACGGCCATGCGGCCGGGCTCATGCGCATCCAAAAACGCCAGCTCATCCGCGGTAATCTGGTCACGATACCTCTCCAGCAGGGTGGGATCATACTTCACCGCTGCCCAGAGCGCAAAGGGTGCCAGATGTTTGTCCGCAGATGTACGGTAGTAGTTGAAAACCAAAAAGTAACCTTCGGCCAGATTGCGGCGATCCTCCTCCGAGAGCTTGCGGGGATGGCCATAAAGCACGGGCAGGGCCAGAAGCTGTTCCGGCTCAAGGAGGTCAGGATGGGGCACGGTTGCAGTATTCACGCGATAAATGTTGGGCCACAGGAACGGGTCGAAATAATAGTGGCCCGAGATGTTCCACAGATTGTCACCGGCCACCACGCGGTGAGTGCCACCGGGGAAGAAGGGAGCGGGCTGGACGGGCGCGACATTGGACGATGCCGCCGGCGGTTTGCCATTTGCCGCTGTCTCTGCGTTTGAATGCAACGTTTCTTTTTTCTCACCAATCGGCGTGACGAAGACAGCCAGCATGAGCACCAGCAGGGTGGTCAGTGTTCCCAACAGCCAGAGAAAGCGGCGCGGCCGGCTGCGGGCAGCTGCTGCCTCCCGGGCGGCAGGGGATGCAGTAAAATACTCGAGGGAGCGTTCGTGAGTGGGGCTGACTCTGGCCTCGGAGAAATCCCATCTCACGCGGCCCGGTTCTGTGCGTGCACCCGGCAAAGTGCTGTAGTGTGGACGGGGCCCGCCTGCACTTGAAGTCGGGCGCCCGGCCCCTGCGAATGGTTCGGCCGCCTTGCCGGCCTGCTTCTCCCAATCCCCGGCCCGGTCAAATGTTTTCGCGTCCGCCAACGGCATCTCCTCTGGCATGGTCACCGCAAGGCCGTTGTGATTGGCACTTTCGACCTGGGCGGTCCGCTTTTCCCCGGTGTCAACCTCTTCCACCACGTGCCCGACTAGAATCGCGCCGGTGGCGGGTTCGACAGCGAGCGCTTCGGATTCCGCAAAATCAAAACGCAGACGCGCAGGCTGTGGCGTTGACTTGGGCACAAGATCAGCCAGAAGTTGTTCAATCTGCGACGACAGCGGCAGGGATGGCGCTTTGGCGCTGGACGGTTGCGCTTCTGGCGCTGCCGGTGCAGCGGGGAGAAGGGTCGGTTTGAGATGGGCAAGTTCCTGATTTGCCAGAAGCTCGAGTTTTTGCGCCGGCCGGAAAATCACCCGGTTTTGTCCCGGAATGATGATGGTTTCACCCGTGCGGGGATTCCGGCCGCGGCGTTCCTTGATCCATTGCAATTCGAACGTGCCAAATTCATGAATTCGCACCACACCGTCACGTGCCAAACCCTCTTCGATGAGGCTGGTTGCTTCGCGCACGAATTCCCGCAGGAATTCCGGTGAAGTGTGATCAGGCTGCAGACGAAAACGCTTGCGCTGATAGGGTCCCCGGGCGGCGAGCTTCAGATAACGGACTTTTGCACTCATGGCCGTTCGCTCCGCTTTGCCAGCAATTGCTTCAAGCGTTCTGAGGGGCGGAAGAAGACAATATCCTTTGGCGGCAGCAGCATGTGGCGACGGGCGGCCGGATTGTAGGATTTGCGCGCGGCACGGCGGCGGATGCCAAAACTGCCGAAGCCGCGCATAATCACCGTCTCCTTGTGTGCCAGACTCCGGGTGATGGTGTCGCACAACAAGCGCAACAGCTCGCGGGCCTCGCGCTGGGACACCCGCATCCGCTGAGAGAGACTTTTGGTAAGCTCGGTTGTTGTCATGGGCCGGCCTCGTCGCGCAGGTAAGTGCCCTTCAATATAACAAACGGCATGCCAATGTCAACCAAAAACTCCTGCCGCAAGTAATGCCGCAGTTATGACAGTTCAGTCTGTCTGATCTGCCACGGCTCATCCGTGGCAATTCCGGCTGAGAGCATTCGCAGGATCGCAAGATAGAACCACGGTCAAACCGTGGCGGAACGTTTGTTCTTTGCGAACCCCCCCGCGGCTTCGTGTCCTCGCGTTTGCAGGCAGGGAGGCCTGCGCTGCTCCACAGTTGCTGAGGCATTACTTCCCGCCAGATTTTTCGCTTGACTATTTAGGGCTTTTGTTTTATTGTCGGCCTTGCTGAATCTTAACAAAAAATTTGCCCGCCTGCTGTCTGTCATCATCGCTGTGACCCTGGTTGACACCTATGGTTGCACGCTCGCTGTTCGACTTCCTGACAATTTGCGCCACCCGTTATGCCGATCGCGAAGCCTTCGTCTTCGGGGAGACGCGCTGGAGCTACAAGCAATTCCACGACATGGTCAACCAGTTGGCTCACAGCCTGGCGAGGCTCAATTTGCAGCCCGGCGATCGTATCGCCCTCATGCTGCCCAACCTGCCGCAATTCCCGATTGCCTATTATGCGCTCCTGAAGATCGGCGCGGTGGTGGTGCCGGTGAACATCATGTTTCGCGAACAGGAGCTCCATTACGTCCTGCAGGATTCCGGTGCCCGGGGCTTCATCGCCTGGAGCGGTTTCAGCCACCACCTGATGGCGGCCGCGCAAACACTCGAGGAATGCCGCCATCGCATCTTCCTCCACTATCCCGCCGACACCAGCCCGCCCGGCCCGCTGCCTCCCGATACCCTGAATTTTGATGAGCTGACTGCCGAAGCGGCTCCCGTGCAAGACTTGCCGTGTGTGACCACTGGCGAAGACCCCGCGGTCATTTTGTACACCGCCGGAACCACCGGCTTGCCGCGCGGCGCCGTGTTAACGCACGCCGGCATCGCGGCAGCCGTGCTCTCCTGCTGGGATGCCTTTCGCATCGACGCCAACCACCGCTTTGCTGCCGCGCTACCACTCTTTCACGGCATCGGCCAGATGTTGACGATGAATGTGCCGCTGGCCGCAGGCGCGTGTTGCGTGCTCATCCCCCGTTTCGATCCGCTGCAGGTGCTGCAGACCATCGCGCGGGAACGTGTGACGCATTTTGTCGCGGTGCCGGCCATGCTGCATCACCTGCTCACCGAGATGAAGGCCATCGAGGAAAGCGCCGCCACCGCCGGCAAGGCGGCACCGGCCGGCGGCATCTCGCTGGCCACGTTGCAGGCCCTGATCGTCACCGGCATGCCGGTGGATGACAATTTGCGCCAGGCGCTGTTGCAGCGTTTTGGCGTCGCCATTTTCGAAGGCTATGGCCTGGCGGAATGCAGCC
The window above is part of the candidate division KSB1 bacterium genome. Proteins encoded here:
- a CDS encoding prolyl oligopeptidase family serine peptidase, which produces MKNVSGVAAVLLLFSLGFGQTTYKTPPREVVAILDAPPPPLVEMSPQQEALLLVDYRPHPALELLAQPVLKLAGVRLNPNLGNRQRLSQYTRLAVNWLQRGRTVVIDAPTDGRLGMPKWSYNGARLAFTHDLSDGVELWVAEAATGKARLLPGVRVSDMLTTPFRWTSDNEHLLVLLVPAERGAPPPAPLVPTGPIIEETAGKFAKVMTFQDLLRNEHDERLFEHFATTQLALVHAVSGEITAIGAPAMIMAVEFSPDEKFLLVTRVKRPFSYRVPYFRFTRVIEVWDRQGRVLATIADLPIADEIPTQGVAVGPREVGWQPRHPAKLLWVEALDGGDPLKKVPQRDKLMTLAAPFSAAPAEVMRIQHRFAGIDWLAKREEVLLTEYDRDRRWRTTAWVNLAKPAAHRKVIFDLSVNDAYGDPGQPVYETRTTGETVLLQDGDWIYLNARGASPEGARPRLDRLNLKTLARQTLFQTQPNSFEPFLSFVAGSRNLILTRYESPREPPNYFMVDLKKKTRTTLTDFRDPAPQLTGLRKELVKYHRPDGVPLSGTLYLPPGYESGSRLPVVIWAYPLEYSDAGTAGQVRGSPHTFTFLRGASPLFFLTQGYAVFMDATMPVVGDPETMNDTFVEQIVAAGRAAIDKLDSMGVIDRTRVCVAGHSYGAFMTANLLAHSDDFAAGIARSGAYNRSLTPFGFQNERRSFWEAPEIYMRVSPFTHAHKINEPLLLIHGEADNNPGTHTMQSERLFQAIKGNGGTARLVLLPLESHGYVARESVLHTLAEMFEWCEKHVKHRSAGPNRQAPPQ
- the kynU gene encoding kynureninase; translation: MIEYQANRHFALAMDAEDPLAEFRFRFHLPKTRSGEDCVYLCGNSLGLMPKTARAHVEQELSDWERLAVEGHVKARHPWTTYHERFTRQLANLVGARPVEVVAMNTLTVNLHLMMVSFYRPTPTRHQVVMEANAFPSDLYAVQSQIAFHGYDPASSLVMLQPRPGETTLRTEDMEAYLRENGERVALVLLGVVNYYTGQAFDMQRLTRAAHAQGCMIGFDLAHAVGNLLLRLHDWEVDFAVWCSYKYLNAGPGAVAGCFVHERHGHARDLPRFAGWWGHNPARRFLMEPAFQPVFGAEGWQISNPPILSLAPLKASLDLFDEVGMPRLRAKSELLTGYLEFLLNQFGGDLLTIITPADKTQRGAQLSLRVRRNGRALLQALLARNFICDWREPDVIRVAPAPFYNTFLDVYRFAGAVRGSLL
- a CDS encoding dipeptidase codes for the protein MKFKQTVKRGALVCLGLALIGAGLFWGWAPTMVAKNLNRVHAPAAAPPPADVQRLHDSLFVADLHADALLWNRDLLECGSYGHVDIPRLIEGGVALQGFTVVTKTPRHLNIERNDDRSDDITLLAIAQRWPVATWFSLKARALHQARRLHEVAARSRGRFTLILTAPDLEAYLARRAHEKGITAGFLGLEGCHALNGGLASVDELYAAGFRMLGLTHFFDNQVGGSAHGLAKGGLTAFGRRVVQRAEELGMLIDLAHASPQLIEDVLAIARRPLVVSHAGLRGHCDNQRNLSDDHVRRIAATGGLIGIGFWETACCGHDAAAIAAAMRYAVGIAGIDHVALGSDFDGAVSTPFDASGMVQLTAALQQAGFNPAEIRKVMGDNLKELLRHHLPPR
- a CDS encoding GWxTD domain-containing protein, which codes for MKYICFSLALLLLGCGSGQPHRFGVRQQSTGVLKFGVQTANIIDPTRQNRLWTILDVPHRSLQFERKTPNFVAQFELTLALRDHRGHAVQLIDDSRTITVSSYDSTQPDSLYQRVAYFLQAPPGEYKLEVMVTDRVSKGRGFMVIPVLIRNLFAEDLTLSDVILLDSPPREFPREEQVIPSFQQRFNKTIYAFAQARHVRAGGRLQATLRIGHEETGNSNRADIDTTASQQTVNIIFPIPPTQLGLGPLEISMTVTSDGRTTVSKRSLMVRWANRPAVTRNNRAFDDYIEPLRLIMTGEQWKKIKNAPPEEQRRLLDQFWQERNPNPEASANLLEEEFYWRVGEANSRYAWGKSQGWTTDRGRVYVIYGQPDEISRQYDRYGRTIEIWRYEEPPREFVFYDEQGDGRFHLVRQTNANLISSAF